In one Magallana gigas chromosome 9, xbMagGiga1.1, whole genome shotgun sequence genomic region, the following are encoded:
- the LOC117688731 gene encoding uncharacterized protein, whose product MKNGPSFNYSYSDGEKPFVNQPRNFRNTVIATRKTETHSSPNNIPIENTEVHRCPLHNSNHSLNECKAFRSKPMPERKRFIMSHGLCFRCCGPKKHRAKECTNNVRCDVCNGSHPAALHEDNRRHEGEKSKGTIMHENEARVEMVLSTCTQVCGTIPGTSKSCAKIVPARIYHDSLKQHSRTVYVLIDDQSSHSLASPSLFDAFNQDYPNHQYTLISCSGSFTASGRRGTGFVIESLDGKCSFKLPMLIECAELPNNREEIPFPRVAKGYSHLEDISDKIPDLLENVEIELLIGRDLIDAHIVQDQRKGSCGMPFAQKLPLGWVIIGPVCLDSLNIPEKINVNKTHILQNGRPSLLHPCDNRIQIKDHIFIKTEHDEKMALSIEDEKFVELMDKHLKKNADGQWEAPLPFRTQRPPLPNNKLQAINRASALDRSLRRNPTKKEHVSMFIDKIFEKGHAEEAPPLPDNKERWYLPMFGVYHPQKKDSIRMVSDSSAKFNNVSLNDVLLKGPDITNNLQGILLRFRREEIAVIGDVEQMFHNFKVKIDHRDYLRFLWHPENNLDLPLKEYRMTVHVFGNRPSPAVATYGIRRCVAHSDPDVIDFVSNNFYVDDGLLSCPSEEVAADLMKRTQQALKEGGRLKLHKISSNSKSVLMKFPADDLAKDLKYLDIGKDDLPVQRSLGLSWDINADVFTFKISSDQKPYTRRGVLSTINSLFDPLGFASPVTVHGKMLFRQMLSTSSEADWDSPLDDSFRLKWSAWVNSVHHLEDVRIPRMCCKYSVCESQHKEVHIFTDASKDAIAAVAFLKVWKDEENSDIGFLMGKAKVAPTHGHTIPRLELCAAVLGIEIADIIREQMDLEKKNFKFYSDSQIALGYITNEARRFYVYVANRVSRIRSFSEPDQWQHVTTDQNPADLGTRSFDAQELSQSMWLRGPAFLREDNLSTTFVGAHENFVLISDDDKEVRPIVAVNRTTVKEETYNSFKTRIERYSNWIRLVRSIAILRHVLLTKDSCEHSPRRWHYCPQSLNSGTLKSAEIHILKEIQRSEFSEEVECLIKEKPISKGSSIISLAPFLDSDGLLRVGGRISAAQKLVGLDVHPIIIPKKSHIATLLTRHFHEKVSHQGQKITEGKIRSSGFWIIGAKRLIASEIHHCVTCRKLRGSFCKQKMANIPKDRLTPGPPFSFVGVDTFGPWDVTARRTMGGLATSKRWAILFTCLVSRGIHIELVEELSTSCFINALRRFLSIRGPVRQFRSDRGTNFVGAVNELQMVHQFVEKPLVQRFQQNNECVWMFNPPHASHFGGAWERMIGVTRRILDSMLLRNGMKGLTHDTLSTFLAKVFAIVNSRPLTTITEDASDLSILTPAMILTQKVGHLPESLPTIEPKELYKSQWRYVQSLADEFRRKWEHEYLSTLQVRRKWMSDEPSLKEGDVVLLEESDSSRNHWPIARVTRTFPSADGHVREVEVRVVRGDTVSHYVRPIHKLVPLVLS is encoded by the coding sequence TCATCCTGCCGCTCTTCATGAAGACAACCGTCGCCATGAGGGGGAGAAAAGCAAAGGTACTATTATGCATGAAAATGAGGCACGTGTTGAGATGGTATTGTCTACCTGCACCCAAGTTTGTGGAACAATTCCAGGAACAAGTAAATCCTGTGCAAAAATAGTTCCTGCTAGGATCTATCATGACAGTTTGAAACAACACTCAAGAACTGTATATGTGCTCATTGATGACCAGAGCAGTCATTCACTGGCCTCACCCTCACTTTTCGATGCATTTAACCAGGACTACCCCAACCATCAGTACACGCTCATATCGTGCTCTGGATCCTTTACAGCATCTGGACGAAGAGGTACAGGTTTCGTCATTGAGTCTCTGGATGGCAAGTGTTCCTTCAAGCTTCCTATGCTCATTGAATGTGCAGAACTGCCGAACAATCGAGAAGAAATACCATTCCCCCGTGTTGCTAAGGGCTATTCTCACCTTGAGGACATCTCAGACAAGATACCTGACCTGTTGGAAAATGTGGAAATCGAACTTCTTATTGGAAGGGACCTCATTGACGCCCATATAGTGCAGGATCAAAGAAAGGGATCGTGTGGAATGCCGTTCGCCCAAAAACTTCCCCTTGGCTGGGTGATTATCGGTCCTGTGTGTCTTGATTCCCTTAATATTCCAGAGAAGATAAATGTGAACAAGACTCATATATTACAAAATGGTAGGCCTTCACTACTTCACCCATGTGATAACAGAATACAGATAAAGGACCACATTTTCATTAAGACTGAACATGACGAAAAAATGGCTCTATCAATAGAAGATGAGAAGTTTGTGGAACTGATGGACAAGCATTTGAAAAAGAATGCGGATGGACAATGGGAGGCACCGCTTCCATTCCGAACTCAAAGACCGCCCTTGCCCAACAACAAACTACAAGCCATAAATCGGGCGTCAGCACTTGACCGTAGTCTGAGGCGAAACCCAACAAAGAAAGAGCATGTGTCTATGTTCATTGACAAGATATTTGAGAAAGGACATGCAGAGGAAGCTCCACCTTTACCTGACAACAAGGAACGATGGTACCTTCCTATGTTTGGTGTATACCACCCACAGAAAAAGGACTCAATTAGAATGGTGTCCGACTCCTCTGCAAAGTTCAACAACGTCTCGCTCAATGATGTTCTACTTAAAGGACCTGACATCACTAACAACCTGCAAGGTATCTTGTTACGTTTTCGCCGTGAGGAAATTGCAGTTATTGGAGATGTAGAACAGATGTTTCACAACTTTAAGGTGAAAATTGATCATCGAGACTACCTGCGCTTCCTTTGGCATCCAGAGAACAACTTAGACCTGCCTTTGAAAGAGTACAGAATGACGGTTCATGTTTTTGGAAACCGTCCGTCCCCAGCTGTTGCTACATACGGAATACGTCGCTGCGTCGCCCACTCGGACCCTGATGTGATCGACTTTGTATCCAACAACTTCTACGTTGATGATGGACTCCTCAGCTGCCCCAGTGAGGAAGTCGCTGCCGACCTGATGAAGAGAACTCAGCAGGCTTTGAAAGAAGGGGGACGACTAAAACTTCACAAGATTTCTTCGAATTCAAAATCGGTGCTGATGAAGTTTCCCGCTGATGATCTCGCCAAAGACCTTAAATATTTAGACATTGGGAAGGATGACTTACCTGTTCAGAGAAGTCTCGGTTTATCATGGGATATCAACGCTGATGTCTTCACCTTCAAGATATCTTCAGATCAGAAGCCATATACTCGGAGAGGAGTTTTGTCGACAATAAACAGCTTGTTCGATCCCCTTGGATTTGCATCGCCAGTGACTGTGCACGGGAAGATGTTATTCCGCCAGATGCTATCAACTTCCAGTGAAGCTGACTGGGACAGTCCCCTTGATGATTCCTTCCGACTGAAATGGTCAGCTTGGGTCAACTCTGTCCATCATCTTGAGGATGTCAGGATTCCAAGAATGTGTTGCAAGTATTCTGTTTGTGAATCGCAACACAAGGAAGTGCATATTTTTACTGACGCCTCCAAGGATGCAATAGCTGCAGTAGCATTTCTGAAAGTATGGAAGGACGAGGAGAACAGTGACATTGGTTTCCTAATGGGCAAGGCCAAAGTGGCCCCAACACATGGCCACACAATTCCAAGGCTGGAATTGTGTGCAGCAGTTCTTGGGATAGAGATAGCAGATATCATCAGAGAACAGATGGATTTAGAGAAGAAGAATTTCAAGTTTTACAGTGACAGTCAGATTGCTCTTGGTTATATAACCAATGAGGCCAGACGATTTTACGTCTATGTTGCAAATAGAGTGAGTAGGATTAGATCGTTCAGTGAACCTGATCAATGGCAGCATGTTACTACTGACCAAAATCCGGCAGACTTGGGTACTCGATCGTTCGATGCCCAAGAACTCTCTCAAAGTATGTGGCTGCGAGGACCAGCATTCCTTAGGGAAGACAACCTCTCCACTACCTTTGTGGGAGCACACGAGAACTTTGTTCTCATATCAGATGATGATAAGGAAGTTAGACCTATTGTTGCAGTCAACAGAACGACTGTGAAGGAAGAAACATATAACTCTTTCAAGACCCGCATAGAACGATACTCCAACTGGATCAGACTAGTTCGTAGTATAGCTATATTGAGGCATGTTCTGCTCACGAAGGACTCCTGTGAACATTCGCCCAGACGATGGCATTACTGTCCACAGTCCTTGAATTCAGGCACCCTGAAATCAGCTGAGATTCATATTTTGAAAGAGATACAAAGATCTGAATTCAGTGAAGAGGTGGAATGTCTCATCAAAGAGAAACCCATTTCTAAAGGTAGTAGCATCATTTCCTTGGCACCATTTCTGGACTCGGATGGGTTACTACGCGTTGGTGGTAGGATTTCTGCTGCACAGAAATTAGTTGGCTTGGATGTACATCCTATAATCATACCTAAGAAATCCCACATAGCCACCTTGTTGACCAGGCATTTTCATGAAAAGGTGTCTCACCAAGGTCAAAAGATTACAGAAGGCAAGATTAGGTCATCAGGATTTTGGATAATTGGAGCCAAGCGTCTAATAGCCTCCGAGATTCATCATTGTGTCACATGCCGCAAATTGCGAGGATCATTCTGCAAGCAGAAAATGGCCAACATTCCGAAAGATCGTTTGACCCCGGGACCTCCGTTTTCATTTGTCGGAGTTGATACTTTTGGACCTTGGGATGTGACAGCAAGGCGCACAATGGGAGGATTGGCCACAAGCAAGAGATGGGCAATTCTGTTCACGTGTTTGGTATCAAGGGGTATCCATATTGAGCTTGTGGAAGAATTGAGCACGTCCTGTTTCATCAATGCGTTAAGACGTTTCCTGTCTATAAGAGGTCCTGTCCGTCAATTCCGTTCAGATAGAGGAACCAACTTTGTCGGTGCGGTAAACGAACTACAGATGGTTCATCAGTTTGTTGAGAAGCCTTTGGTGCAGAGATTCCAACAGAACAATGAGTGCGTATGGATGTTTAACCCTCCACATGCTTCCCACTTTGGTGGAGCCTGGGAACGCATGATCGGTGTGACCCGCAGAATCTTGGACAGTATGCTTCTACGAAATGGAATGAAAGGTTTAACTCATGACACACTTTCTACATTTCTAGCAAAAGTTTTTGCTATAGTGAATTCGCGACCACTTACCACTATTACGGAAGATGCCAGTGACCTATCCATCCTTACACCTGCAATGATACTTACTCAGAAGGTAGGACACCTACCAGAATCATTACCAACCATTGAACCCAAAGAATTGTACAAGTCTCAGTGGCGTTACGTTCAATCTCTCGCAGATGAATTTAGGCGAAAATGGGAACATGAGTATTTATCCACCCTCCAAGTTCGACGAAAGTGGATGTCAGATGAACCCAGTTTAAAGGAAGGAGATGTTGTTTTGTTAGAAGAGTCGGATAGCTCAAGGAATCATTGGCCAATTGCACGCGTAACTAGAACCTTTCCTTCTGCTGATGGACATGTACGTGAAGTTGAAGTGCGTGTAGTTAGGGGTGACACTGTATCTCATTATGTTAGACCGATTCACAAACTTGTGCCACTAGTCTTGTCTTGA